The following proteins are co-located in the Sulfurovum sp. TSL6 genome:
- the argC gene encoding N-acetyl-gamma-glutamyl-phosphate reductase — protein sequence MVKVGVVGASGYTGLELVKMLVTHDGFQLTYLATTQGDTMIEKLHPSLVDVISHSVEKADAASVAERCELVFLALPHKASMGFAKELLDKGVKVVDLSADYRLELDTYEAHYCAHEDKGHLDDATYALIEYYREELKGTNLAAGPGCYPTATLLGILPFIPYIDTSAPLFVDAKSGVSGAGKTLSETAHFVTINDNIFAYNPLKHRHAPEIAEKIEKVHGAKMNVNFVPHLIPATRGELVSVYATLKEDIDPLEILKEHYANDPFIRIRETPVDIKSTAGTHFCDIFAAKNGNALFVSSAIDNLLRGASSQALVAANLMCGYDERMGIPTIAYIP from the coding sequence ATGGTAAAAGTAGGTGTTGTAGGAGCCAGTGGATACACAGGGCTGGAACTGGTTAAAATGTTGGTTACTCATGATGGCTTTCAGTTGACCTATCTTGCCACGACTCAGGGAGATACGATGATAGAAAAACTACATCCTTCCTTGGTAGATGTGATCAGCCACTCTGTAGAAAAAGCCGATGCAGCCTCTGTAGCTGAACGCTGTGAACTTGTTTTTCTAGCCCTTCCTCATAAAGCCTCTATGGGCTTCGCTAAAGAGCTTTTGGATAAAGGGGTAAAAGTAGTAGATCTTTCTGCAGATTATCGTTTAGAGCTTGATACGTATGAAGCACACTATTGTGCACATGAAGATAAAGGCCATTTGGATGATGCTACATATGCACTGATCGAGTATTATAGAGAAGAGTTGAAAGGAACGAACCTTGCTGCCGGACCTGGTTGTTATCCTACTGCAACACTTCTTGGTATTTTACCGTTCATACCATATATCGATACGTCTGCACCTCTTTTTGTCGATGCAAAGTCTGGCGTGAGCGGTGCAGGTAAAACACTGAGCGAGACTGCACATTTTGTGACGATCAACGATAACATCTTTGCCTATAATCCGCTTAAACACCGTCATGCACCAGAGATAGCAGAGAAGATAGAAAAGGTACACGGTGCTAAAATGAATGTAAACTTTGTTCCACATCTTATCCCTGCGACACGCGGTGAGTTGGTTTCTGTTTATGCAACGTTAAAAGAAGATATCGATCCGCTTGAAATATTGAAAGAACACTATGCGAACGATCCTTTCATTCGTATCAGAGAGACACCTGTTGACATTAAAAGTACAGCGGGCACACATTTTTGTGACATCTTTGCAGCCAAAAACGGCAATGCACTTTTTGTCTCTTCTGCCATAGATAACCTCTTGCGTGGTGCAAGTTCTCAGGCACTTGTGGCCGCGAACTTGATGTGCGGATATGATGAACGCATGGGTATCCCTACGATTGCCTACATTCCATAA
- a CDS encoding UDP-2,3-diacylglucosamine diphosphatase codes for MFEIKEQALFIADSHYPHHGDAFWVLLKKLESGELQTPQLFLMGDNFDLLFGHNDYIQTFSKEAIALLQTLSQKLDIYYFEGNHDFCLKDVFPDIHVYSREEQPVMFQLGEKKVAISHGDRYATGFGYDLYCKILRNKKTLTILKPFEKAIIDHRMKKLSKKHICFNFHGFEKRVEEILENYTEADLVIEGHFHQCKTIGKYISLPSLACQGMVGVMEEGEMHFKTL; via the coding sequence ATGTTTGAGATCAAAGAGCAAGCACTTTTTATTGCTGACTCCCATTACCCTCATCATGGAGATGCTTTTTGGGTTTTACTGAAAAAGCTGGAGAGTGGAGAACTACAGACCCCTCAGCTATTTTTGATGGGTGACAACTTTGATCTTCTCTTTGGACATAATGACTACATACAGACTTTTTCAAAAGAAGCCATTGCTCTTTTACAAACGCTTTCACAAAAACTTGATATATACTACTTTGAAGGAAACCATGATTTTTGCCTCAAAGATGTTTTTCCTGATATCCATGTTTACAGCAGAGAAGAGCAGCCTGTCATGTTTCAATTGGGAGAGAAAAAAGTTGCGATCTCTCATGGTGACAGATATGCCACAGGATTTGGTTATGATCTCTATTGTAAAATTTTACGCAATAAAAAGACACTCACTATCCTTAAACCTTTTGAAAAGGCTATCATTGATCACCGTATGAAAAAGTTGTCGAAAAAGCATATCTGTTTTAACTTTCACGGCTTTGAGAAAAGAGTGGAAGAGATATTGGAAAACTATACTGAAGCTGACCTCGTGATCGAAGGCCATTTTCATCAGTGTAAGACAATAGGTAAATACATCTCTTTACCCTCATTGGCATGTCAGGGCATGGTAGGTGTCATGGAAGAGGGTGAAATGCATTTTAAGACACTTTAA
- a CDS encoding YqaA family protein has translation MVYLTLFTVAFISATLLPMGSEALLLYDVSQNYSLLLLWGFATVGNTLGSMVNYWLGLKGEIYLEKKGYLSAKKMEKAIGSFHRFGGWILLLSWMPIIGDPLTFIAGVLRYDFKYFAFIVAMAKGTRYAIVIFLASSLSV, from the coding sequence ATGGTTTATCTTACACTCTTTACTGTTGCTTTTATCTCTGCTACACTTTTGCCTATGGGAAGTGAAGCACTACTTCTTTACGATGTATCTCAAAATTATTCATTGCTGTTATTGTGGGGTTTTGCTACGGTGGGTAATACACTGGGCTCTATGGTTAATTACTGGCTAGGATTGAAAGGTGAAATATATCTTGAGAAAAAAGGGTATCTGTCTGCAAAGAAGATGGAAAAAGCAATAGGGTCTTTTCATCGTTTTGGAGGATGGATACTGCTTTTGTCATGGATGCCCATTATCGGAGATCCATTGACTTTTATAGCTGGAGTACTACGTTATGATTTTAAGTACTTTGCATTTATTGTAGCTATGGCTAAAGGGACACGTTATGCGATCGTCATCTTTTTAGCAAGCAGTTTGTCTGTATAG
- a CDS encoding DUF3817 domain-containing protein — protein MSELQKFRLINKIEGISFIILIFIAMPMKYSFGYPIATKVVGMLHGLLVFAFIYQIIEAKKEAGFNLKETALYSILSLIPFGSFYTDKLLAKKMTIA, from the coding sequence ATGTCTGAATTACAAAAATTTCGTTTGATCAATAAAATAGAAGGGATCTCATTTATCATCTTGATCTTCATCGCTATGCCAATGAAATATAGTTTTGGCTACCCTATAGCCACTAAAGTGGTAGGCATGCTACATGGTCTTCTCGTCTTTGCTTTCATCTATCAGATCATCGAGGCGAAGAAAGAAGCTGGTTTTAACTTGAAAGAAACGGCTCTTTACTCTATTTTGTCACTTATCCCTTTTGGGTCTTTCTATACAGACAAACTGCTTGCTAAAAAGATGACGATCGCATAA
- a CDS encoding methylenetetrahydrofolate reductase: MFEKFCDVLCNDRKFITVEINPPHGASINGIIADIKKHNLQDKVTGFSCTDNPLAKLKMSGVLSAIKVQQTFGKPVIATMSMRDKNKLSLQSTLLGANDFDLRCILALTGDPAKYSDQPEVKGVLERDSTLLLSIIYHLNKGVDYSNKQLNPAPKPIYPFAVSNATAKDMNSLKKRMIKKLNYGARAIITQPVYDLENAKELLALFEEAKESSIRDTAKEAQLVLGQFPIVRAKTANFIDDKVPGISVPKPIIDEMNLAAMDGEDREQEVGFALSKRIFDEMMGVHGKVHLMTHNRFDLCSDLIG, encoded by the coding sequence ATGTTTGAAAAATTTTGCGACGTTCTTTGTAACGATAGGAAATTCATTACCGTAGAGATAAACCCTCCTCATGGAGCATCCATTAATGGTATTATCGCTGACATTAAAAAACACAATCTACAAGACAAGGTCACAGGTTTTTCATGTACAGACAATCCTTTGGCAAAACTCAAAATGTCAGGGGTACTCTCTGCCATAAAAGTACAGCAGACATTTGGGAAACCTGTTATTGCAACGATGAGTATGAGAGATAAAAATAAGCTTTCATTGCAGTCTACCCTGCTTGGCGCCAATGACTTTGACCTGCGCTGTATACTGGCACTTACAGGTGATCCTGCAAAGTATTCAGACCAGCCGGAGGTTAAAGGTGTCTTGGAGCGTGACTCTACCCTGCTTCTAAGTATCATCTACCACCTTAACAAAGGAGTGGACTACAGTAATAAGCAGTTAAATCCCGCACCTAAACCCATCTATCCGTTTGCTGTAAGCAATGCTACCGCAAAAGATATGAACAGTCTTAAAAAACGCATGATCAAAAAACTCAACTATGGTGCTCGTGCCATCATCACCCAGCCGGTCTATGACCTGGAAAATGCCAAAGAGCTCTTGGCACTTTTTGAGGAAGCCAAAGAGTCAAGCATCAGAGACACTGCAAAAGAAGCCCAACTTGTCTTGGGTCAGTTCCCTATCGTAAGAGCTAAAACAGCCAACTTTATAGATGACAAAGTTCCCGGAATCTCTGTACCAAAGCCCATCATAGATGAAATGAACCTTGCAGCAATGGATGGAGAAGATAGAGAACAGGAAGTAGGATTTGCTCTTTCAAAACGTATCTTTGATGAGATGATGGGTGTACATGGGAAAGTGCATTTGATGACACATAACCGTTTTGATCTGTGTTCGGATTTGATCGGATAA
- the serB gene encoding phosphoserine phosphatase SerB yields MTKLAVFDFDSTLMDGETIDFLAEPLGLEKSVAEITERAMAGELDFFKSLVARVSLIEGLEEERVNAICSELPMMPGAFEVVAGLKERGYTVVCFSGGFRNATKPACEKLGIDADFSNFLHAERGILTGQVGGEMMHSDAKGEMIIRLQSLLGVNREDTLVVGDGANDLSMFAHADTRVAFCAKPVLKEAATHCVDEKDLTQILQIVDAL; encoded by the coding sequence ATGACTAAACTAGCCGTATTTGACTTTGACTCAACACTGATGGATGGCGAGACCATCGACTTTTTGGCTGAACCACTTGGACTTGAAAAGTCTGTAGCAGAGATCACAGAAAGAGCCATGGCAGGGGAGTTGGATTTTTTCAAGTCTCTTGTAGCCAGAGTATCGCTTATAGAAGGTTTGGAAGAAGAAAGAGTAAATGCTATCTGTTCAGAACTCCCTATGATGCCTGGTGCATTTGAAGTGGTGGCTGGCCTTAAAGAGCGTGGTTATACGGTGGTTTGTTTTTCTGGTGGGTTTAGAAATGCTACAAAGCCTGCTTGTGAAAAACTAGGTATTGATGCAGACTTCTCAAACTTCTTACATGCTGAAAGAGGCATACTTACAGGACAAGTCGGTGGAGAGATGATGCATTCTGATGCAAAAGGCGAAATGATCATACGACTACAAAGTCTCCTGGGTGTAAACAGAGAAGATACACTTGTGGTAGGTGACGGAGCCAATGATCTCAGTATGTTCGCGCATGCAGATACACGTGTGGCATTTTGTGCAAAACCTGTACTGAAAGAGGCTGCAACACACTGTGTAGATGAGAAAGACCTCACTCAGATACTTCAGATAGTAGACGCGCTGTAA
- a CDS encoding ABC transporter ATP-binding protein gives MQNNSCSIKGIVRQLFTYKKAVLLGNVLALLSTLLVVIIPLFIPLLVDELLLGQDHGFIAWISENLFTSDTKGYVLFVLVLIIFFRVSSVLLSIMQSKIFTIISKNITYKMRESLLRHLKHVSLKEYETMRVGAVTSKLVTDVETIDGFVSSTISKFIIASFVLLFSAVVLLWIHWQLALFILVTNPIVVFFTAKLSRNIGKLKKEENKAVEIFQSALNETLELFHQIRAANKEEYFFDKSEVKARELKDHAIAYGYKSEAAMKYSYLVFLSGYEVFRAVSILAVAYSDLSVGLMLAIFSYLWVMVTPTQDIINFQYALSTAKAACARINSIYTMEQEPQREERNNPFDAQHAIDIKVKDLSFSYQKNKKILTNINMYIKKGSKVAIVGASGSGKTTLANILVGFYPLEEGEVVYGNVSNKALKLSTIRENIHLILQHPKLFNDTMLFNLTLGKKYSVEAVQKALEIAQLTNVIERLDLGLDTLVGKDGIKLSGGQRQRVAIARMILSDPKVVIFDESTSALDVHTEMKLFDALHDFLSQKTVITIAHRLSTIKSAEFIYVLEDGEVVDSGTPNALLEKDESYFSSMV, from the coding sequence ATGCAAAACAACAGTTGTAGTATCAAAGGCATTGTACGACAACTGTTCACTTATAAAAAAGCTGTCCTTTTAGGCAATGTACTTGCACTGCTCTCTACACTGCTTGTCGTCATTATCCCGCTTTTTATTCCACTACTTGTAGATGAACTTTTATTGGGACAGGATCATGGATTCATCGCTTGGATATCTGAAAACCTTTTCACTTCAGACACCAAAGGGTATGTACTCTTTGTTTTGGTCCTTATAATCTTTTTTCGCGTTTCCAGTGTGCTTTTAAGTATCATGCAAAGTAAAATATTTACGATCATTTCAAAAAATATCACTTATAAAATGAGAGAGTCTTTACTGAGACATCTTAAACATGTTTCACTCAAAGAGTATGAGACCATGCGTGTAGGAGCGGTGACTTCCAAACTGGTTACAGATGTAGAGACGATAGACGGATTTGTAAGCAGTACCATCTCTAAATTTATCATTGCTTCTTTTGTATTGCTTTTTTCCGCGGTGGTGCTTTTGTGGATCCATTGGCAGCTCGCCCTATTCATTTTGGTCACCAACCCCATCGTTGTATTCTTTACTGCCAAACTGTCACGGAATATCGGTAAACTCAAAAAAGAGGAAAACAAAGCGGTAGAGATCTTTCAGTCTGCATTGAATGAAACGTTGGAGCTCTTTCACCAGATCCGTGCGGCAAATAAAGAAGAGTACTTCTTTGACAAGAGTGAAGTAAAGGCCAGAGAACTGAAAGACCATGCTATCGCATACGGGTATAAAAGCGAAGCTGCCATGAAGTACTCCTATTTGGTATTTTTGAGCGGGTATGAAGTCTTTAGGGCAGTGAGTATCTTGGCTGTAGCATACTCTGATCTCTCTGTGGGGTTGATGCTCGCTATTTTTTCATACCTGTGGGTAATGGTAACACCTACACAAGATATTATTAATTTTCAGTATGCACTCTCTACAGCTAAAGCGGCCTGTGCACGTATAAACAGTATCTATACGATGGAACAAGAACCACAAAGAGAAGAACGGAACAATCCTTTTGATGCTCAACATGCCATTGACATAAAAGTGAAAGATCTTTCATTTTCCTATCAGAAAAACAAAAAGATATTAACTAATATTAATATGTATATTAAAAAAGGTTCAAAGGTCGCCATTGTCGGTGCCAGCGGTTCTGGAAAAACAACACTCGCTAACATACTTGTAGGTTTCTATCCTTTGGAGGAGGGGGAGGTTGTGTATGGGAATGTGTCCAACAAAGCACTGAAACTTTCCACGATAAGAGAAAATATTCATCTTATCTTGCAACATCCTAAACTCTTTAATGATACAATGCTGTTCAATCTAACTCTAGGCAAAAAGTACAGTGTGGAAGCAGTGCAAAAAGCACTCGAGATCGCACAGCTTACCAATGTCATAGAGCGTTTAGATCTGGGACTTGATACACTGGTTGGAAAAGACGGTATCAAGCTCAGCGGAGGGCAACGGCAAAGAGTAGCAATAGCTAGGATGATCTTATCTGATCCCAAAGTGGTGATCTTTGATGAATCAACCTCGGCTCTAGATGTACATACAGAAATGAAACTGTTTGATGCACTGCATGACTTTTTGTCTCAAAAGACGGTGATCACTATCGCACACAGACTCAGTACCATAAAAAGTGCAGAGTTCATTTATGTGTTAGAAGATGGTGAAGTGGTGGATAGTGGTACCCCAAACGCACTCTTGGAAAAAGACGAGAGTTATTTTTCTAGCATGGTTTAA
- a CDS encoding undecaprenyl-diphosphate phosphatase, whose translation MDIFQAIIIGIIEGFTEFLPISSTGHMIVASKFLGVSQDALTKAYEVIIQFAAIMAVMLIYREKITFKKIALWQKLFVAFLPLAIVGYLFKDQIKTLFTVEVVAWMFIIGGLIFLILEYFYKEKEWHISDVEAVSYTQALWVGIAQIFSLIPGTSRAGATIVGGLLVGMDRKASAEFSFLLAIPVMAAVTGYDLLKHYQDFADANWGAFVAGFIAAFIVAYLTIKLFLAFIQRFTFVAFGIYRILFGVILLTLL comes from the coding sequence TTGGATATTTTTCAAGCGATAATCATAGGTATTATCGAAGGGTTTACAGAGTTTTTACCCATTTCATCTACCGGGCATATGATCGTTGCCAGTAAGTTCTTGGGTGTTTCTCAGGATGCGCTGACAAAAGCGTATGAAGTCATCATACAATTTGCTGCAATTATGGCTGTGATGCTTATCTATAGAGAAAAGATCACTTTCAAGAAAATAGCACTTTGGCAAAAACTTTTTGTTGCTTTTTTACCTTTGGCCATCGTAGGCTACCTCTTCAAAGATCAGATCAAAACACTTTTTACTGTTGAAGTGGTTGCATGGATGTTTATTATAGGTGGGCTTATTTTTCTTATACTTGAGTATTTTTACAAAGAAAAAGAGTGGCATATCTCAGACGTGGAAGCAGTCAGTTATACACAGGCGCTATGGGTCGGTATCGCCCAGATATTTTCACTCATTCCGGGTACAAGCAGAGCAGGGGCTACCATTGTTGGCGGGTTACTGGTAGGTATGGATAGAAAAGCATCTGCAGAGTTTTCTTTTTTACTTGCGATCCCGGTTATGGCAGCAGTGACAGGTTATGACTTACTCAAACACTATCAGGATTTTGCAGATGCCAACTGGGGAGCTTTCGTTGCAGGCTTTATTGCGGCATTTATCGTAGCCTATCTGACGATTAAACTTTTTCTGGCATTTATTCAACGTTTTACCTTTGTAGCATTTGGTATCTATAGAATACTTTTTGGAGTGATTTTATTGACATTACTTTAA
- a CDS encoding DEAD/DEAH box helicase, translating into MKFNEFDFHADLAKGVKIAGFKEPSPIQEMAIPIIANGSDMVGQAHTGTGKTAAFGLPMMDKLAKGEIERALVITPTRELATQVADELYHLGRFAGIRTLTVYGGVGYGRQIALIHKGVQIVVATPGRLKDLYKKGKIDVFNPEIVVLDEADEMLDMGFLEEIKEIFEYIPQNRQTLLFSATMPEPIKELASNILYQPEYISVVGDEETTNNIIDQRYYMIHEHQRDEAIVKLLETEKTNKCIIFCRMKREVDRLTEHLQALGFNASGLHGDLEQMDREVVIKAYRRGETKIMVATDVAARGLDVKDVTHVFNYHIPFDPQSYVHRIGRTGRAGRSGQAITLVTTEEFKELQRIQKEVGADMRLATIQGGAGLDDASCEYLTEQIRNIHVHNDAAALLDYMGDMDKEMLLTKLISRLIEDEQHNIGTQIGFDQNTVDEMMQGYVKEQKATRSSNRRKKRR; encoded by the coding sequence ATGAAATTTAATGAATTCGATTTTCATGCTGATCTAGCAAAAGGTGTGAAAATAGCAGGCTTTAAAGAGCCCAGCCCTATCCAGGAGATGGCTATCCCCATCATTGCAAATGGCAGTGATATGGTAGGTCAAGCTCATACGGGTACAGGAAAGACAGCAGCGTTTGGTCTTCCTATGATGGATAAACTTGCCAAAGGTGAGATAGAAAGAGCATTGGTCATCACACCCACAAGAGAGTTGGCAACGCAGGTAGCTGATGAACTCTATCATTTAGGACGTTTTGCAGGTATCAGAACGTTAACTGTGTATGGCGGTGTAGGGTATGGACGTCAGATAGCACTGATTCACAAAGGTGTACAGATCGTCGTAGCAACACCTGGAAGACTTAAAGATCTCTACAAAAAAGGCAAGATCGATGTGTTTAATCCGGAGATCGTTGTACTTGATGAAGCAGATGAAATGCTTGATATGGGTTTCCTTGAAGAGATCAAAGAGATATTTGAGTACATTCCTCAAAACAGACAAACATTACTCTTCTCTGCAACGATGCCTGAACCGATCAAAGAGTTGGCAAGTAACATTCTCTATCAGCCAGAGTATATTTCTGTGGTAGGAGATGAGGAAACAACCAATAACATCATAGATCAACGTTACTATATGATACATGAGCACCAAAGAGATGAAGCAATTGTGAAACTTCTTGAAACAGAAAAGACCAATAAATGTATTATCTTTTGCCGTATGAAAAGGGAAGTGGACAGACTGACCGAACATTTGCAGGCATTAGGATTTAATGCCAGCGGTTTACACGGTGACTTGGAACAGATGGACAGAGAAGTGGTCATTAAAGCTTATAGAAGAGGCGAAACGAAGATCATGGTGGCTACAGATGTCGCTGCACGTGGTCTTGACGTAAAAGATGTTACACATGTTTTCAATTACCATATTCCTTTTGATCCGCAATCTTATGTACACCGTATCGGCCGTACAGGACGTGCAGGAAGAAGTGGTCAGGCCATCACTTTGGTGACAACTGAAGAGTTTAAAGAACTTCAACGTATCCAAAAAGAAGTAGGTGCAGATATGCGTTTAGCTACGATTCAAGGTGGTGCGGGACTTGATGATGCAAGCTGTGAATATTTGACTGAACAGATCAGAAATATCCATGTACATAACGATGCAGCAGCGTTGTTGGACTACATGGGAGACATGGATAAAGAGATGCTTTTAACAAAACTGATCTCACGTCTGATAGAAGATGAACAGCATAACATTGGAACCCAAATAGGTTTTGATCAAAATACCGTAGATGAGATGATGCAAGGGTATGTAAAGGAACAAAAAGCAACACGTAGTAGCAATCGTAGAAAAAAGAGAAGATAA
- a CDS encoding OadG family protein yields the protein MEIDLVSEGLKFMVLGMMVVFVFLVILVQVMKLQAKIINKFFPEKAPEVVPATKNVTEEGHHVAAIIAAVTEFRKK from the coding sequence ATGGAAATAGATTTAGTAAGCGAAGGCTTAAAATTTATGGTACTGGGAATGATGGTCGTATTTGTCTTCCTGGTAATATTGGTTCAGGTAATGAAGCTACAAGCTAAAATTATCAATAAATTCTTCCCAGAAAAAGCACCTGAAGTAGTTCCTGCTACAAAGAATGTGACTGAGGAAGGTCATCATGTTGCGGCTATTATTGCAGCTGTCACAGAATTTCGTAAAAAATGA
- a CDS encoding biotin/lipoyl-containing protein, with protein sequence MAKKYIDVMDTTFRDGFQSVFGGRVLMDDFFPAVEAAKNAGINHFEFGGGARFQSLFFYLQENAFEMMDGFREIVGPDANLQVLSRGINTVMLDTGSREMIELFAKMFKKHGTTTVRNFDALNDVNNLAFSAEMIKKHGLDHEVVVTMMDLPPGCKGAHDVAFYEKTLRNILDSGISYDSVCFKDASGTANPHKVYETIAMARKLLGDSVHLRLHTHETAGVSVASYLAALDAGANGIDMAASPVSGGTSQPDILTMLHATKGTDYNLGDLQLDKILKYEERLKECLSDYMIPPEATQVSPLIPFSPMPGGALTANTQMMRDSGDLEKFDEVIGAMKEVVERGGYGTSVTPVSQFYWQQAYANVMFGPWKQIAPGYGRMVLGYFGKTPVQADEEIIELASKKLDLEPTTENPLDIADRDETKSIAHWTKVLEDEGLETSDENIFIAGACAEKGIAFLKGESPLMVRKNDENISNGEADMAGNYTVVVDGKQYSVQVAEGEGDIQIAPATPAQVNAVAESATPALVPGAAGSVEVHSQTPGNVWKIVKNPGDTVAEGDVIMILEAMKMEIDIAAPKAGKIASINVNVNDSVADGQLLATME encoded by the coding sequence ATGGCTAAAAAATATATTGATGTAATGGACACAACCTTTAGAGACGGATTTCAGTCTGTCTTTGGCGGTCGTGTACTTATGGATGATTTTTTCCCTGCAGTAGAAGCAGCGAAGAATGCAGGTATTAATCACTTCGAATTTGGTGGAGGAGCAAGATTCCAATCACTGTTCTTTTACTTACAGGAAAATGCATTTGAGATGATGGACGGTTTTAGAGAGATCGTAGGACCGGATGCTAACCTTCAAGTACTTTCACGTGGTATCAACACAGTAATGCTTGATACAGGTAGCCGTGAAATGATCGAACTTTTTGCAAAAATGTTTAAAAAACATGGTACAACAACCGTACGTAACTTTGATGCACTGAACGATGTGAATAACCTTGCATTCTCTGCAGAAATGATCAAAAAACATGGTCTTGACCATGAAGTTGTGGTCACAATGATGGACCTTCCTCCAGGATGTAAAGGTGCACATGATGTTGCTTTTTACGAAAAAACACTGAGAAATATTTTAGACTCGGGTATCTCTTATGACAGCGTATGTTTTAAAGATGCATCAGGAACTGCAAATCCTCATAAAGTATATGAGACTATCGCAATGGCAAGAAAGCTTCTTGGTGACAGTGTACACTTAAGACTTCACACACATGAAACAGCAGGTGTTTCAGTCGCATCTTACCTTGCAGCACTAGATGCAGGGGCAAATGGTATCGATATGGCAGCATCACCGGTAAGTGGTGGTACAAGTCAACCGGATATCCTTACAATGCTTCATGCAACAAAAGGAACAGATTATAATCTTGGTGACCTACAGCTTGATAAAATTCTGAAGTATGAAGAGAGACTTAAAGAGTGTCTTTCTGACTACATGATACCGCCTGAAGCAACACAAGTATCACCTCTTATCCCATTCTCACCTATGCCTGGTGGTGCATTGACAGCAAACACGCAGATGATGAGAGACTCTGGTGATCTTGAAAAGTTCGACGAAGTGATCGGTGCGATGAAAGAAGTCGTAGAGCGTGGCGGTTATGGTACATCTGTAACACCAGTGAGTCAATTTTACTGGCAGCAGGCTTATGCCAACGTGATGTTCGGACCATGGAAGCAGATAGCTCCAGGATATGGACGTATGGTACTTGGTTACTTTGGTAAAACACCAGTACAAGCAGATGAGGAGATCATCGAACTTGCATCTAAAAAATTGGACTTAGAGCCTACCACAGAAAATCCTTTAGATATTGCTGATAGAGATGAAACAAAATCTATCGCACACTGGACAAAAGTACTTGAAGATGAAGGGTTGGAAACTTCAGATGAAAACATCTTCATCGCAGGTGCATGTGCTGAAAAAGGTATTGCGTTCTTGAAGGGTGAAAGTCCTCTCATGGTAAGAAAAAATGATGAAAATATAAGTAATGGAGAAGCAGATATGGCAGGGAATTATACAGTAGTAGTAGATGGTAAACAATATAGTGTACAAGTAGCAGAGGGTGAGGGAGATATCCAAATAGCACCTGCAACACCGGCACAAGTAAATGCAGTAGCAGAATCAGCAACACCAGCATTGGTACCGGGTGCAGCGGGAAGTGTGGAAGTACACTCACAGACACCAGGTAATGTATGGAAGATCGTTAAAAACCCGGGTGATACTGTTGCTGAAGGTGATGTTATTATGATTCTTGAAGCGATGAAGATGGAAATTGATATCGCTGCACCAAAAGCGGGTAAAATTGCCTCAATCAATGTCAACGTCAACGATTCAGTCGCAGACGGACAACTTCTAGCCACAATGGAGTAA